One Setaria viridis chromosome 7, Setaria_viridis_v4.0, whole genome shotgun sequence genomic region harbors:
- the LOC117863506 gene encoding uncharacterized protein, with the protein MSDQQSHSSSYGLLNTQPDVQCLVCTRPFTLDTEIADSFEALAICRECKMTVLSDNNRDEPTRTNRQTRWRRQRSRVSRHEPIEDAFSQQFSQLINLARQGHEADVDSPTVARQHASYSSTPNRPQRWHGSDDESDGFSYADSVFGEIESNISFGDDGGESDASLEHQTTMGREIVIQLDSESYMNTDTDIDPMNAGLDQWDSDDPEDDEDEQSEESDLDEAGNAMQERWQPWHDIAPSELNEQESEDTVWTWRIAGNQGINGTNLNADTEGREIRRHFTGNPGDYVDARQFEMLLEQFAEDNNTTRGPPPAATSSVENLASVVISTSNEINGNLMCPVCKDEMPIKTVAKQLPCMHLYHSSCILPWLSSRNTCPVCRYELPTDDMEYERSKRATANEGGVHGVEHNHLQETVEETSYELEIEGISNTAGDTIEETNAHEHAVYSAQEPNGANGRHRWLFIAAAPVSLVSCQL; encoded by the exons ATGTCTGATCAGCAAAGCCACTCCAGCAGCTATGGACTCCTCAACACTCAGCCGGATGTGCAATGCCTAGTTTGCACAAGACCTTTTACTCTGGATACTGAGATTGCCGATAGCTTTGAAGCTTTAGCCATATGCAGGGAGTGCAAGATGACTGTGCTTAGTGACAACAACAGGGATGAGCCTACCAGAACTAATCGACAAACAAGATGGCGAAGGCAAAGATCCAGGGTTTCAAGGCATGAACCCATAGAGGACGCTTTCTCACAGCAGTTCTCCCAGTTGATCAACTTAGCTAGACAAGGTCATGAAGCAGATGTTGATTCTCCAACAGTCGCACGTCAGCATGCATCATATAGTTCTACGCCAAACCGACCCCAAAGATGGCACGGTTCAGATGATGAGAGTGATGGTTTCAGTTATGCTGATTCTGTGTTTGGTGAAATTGAATCAAATATCAGTTTTGGTGATGATGGTGGGGAATCAGATGCTTCTCTTGAGCACCAAACCACAATGGGAAGGGAGATTGTCATTCAACTTGACAGTGAGAGCTACATGAACACAGATACAGATATTGATCCCATGAATGCTGGACTGGACCAGTGGGATTCAGATGAtccagaagatgatgaagatgagcaGTCAGAAGAATCTGATTTGGATGAAGCAGGCAACGCCATGCAGGAGCGCTGGCAGCCATGGCATGATATCGCCCCAAGTGAATTGAATGAGCAGGAATCTGAAGATACTGTGTGGACCTGGAGAATAGCTGGAAACCAAGGAATAAATGGGACTAATTTGAATGCAGACACAGAAGGGCGAGAAATCAGGAGACATTTTACTGGGAATCCTGGTGATTATGTTGATGCAAGACAGTTTGAAATGCTTCTAGAACAGTTTGCTGAGGATAACAATACCACAAGAGGACCTCCACCTGCAGCGACATCTTCTGTTGAAAATCTTGCATCTGTGGTCATCTCCACCAGCAATGAGATAAACGGTAATTTAATGTGTCCAGTCTGCAAAGATGAGATGCCTatcaaaactgtagcaaaacagCTACCGTGCATGCATCTATATCATTCATCGTGTATTTTGCCATGGCTTAGTTCTAGGAATACATGCCCAGTTTGTCGATATGAGCTTCCTACAGATGACATGGAATATGAGAGGTCCAAGCGTGCAACAGCCAATGAGGGAGGTGTCCATGGGGTGGAGCATAACCATCTGCAGGAAACTGTTGAAGAAACTTCTTATGAACTTGAGATTGAAGGAATTTCTAATACAGCTGGTGATACAATTGAAGAGACTAATGCACATGAACATGCTGTTTATTCTGCACAGGAGCCAAATGGAGCAAATGGGCGCCATAGATGGCTGTTTATTGCAGCAGCTCCAGTT TCTCTTGTATCATGCCAATTATAG
- the LOC117863505 gene encoding cytochrome P450 714C3 isoform X1, which yields MSGVELKTGSYIFVRGNMEGIFRVDWQKPMVCLRSENIRKKLKRQGIKGPEPTVLYGNTREMKRIKEGLKIVQTQDANNYLSSVFPYLLLWRETYGPVFVYSTGALEILHVSDPEMVKDIGHRTPSELGKPNYLKRSRKALFGGGLFTLNGDDWAYQRKLIAPEFFMDKIKGMIELVEDATAPLLESWESLLNNVGGSREIVVDDYLRKLSADVIARVCFGSSFTRGEEIFCKLRQLQKAVSQQDALVGLSAFWKYLPTSANREIRKLEEEVRLLILDVIKEHNNSVDKDLLRVIIDGAEGRQLQGHDAEDFIIGNCKGMYFAGHGTTAVTLIWCLMLLSTHPEWQEHARAEAVEVCQGGATLDVDALRRLKIITMVIQETLRLYPPASLMMREALTDVKIGGLDVPGGTIIQVARSMLHQDKDAWGPDAAEFHPDRFANGVAAACRPAHMYMPFGHGPRTCIGQNLAMVELKVVLARLLSRFAFVPSPRYRHAPVFRLTIEPGFGMPLVVTRL from the exons ATGTCTGGAGTGGAACTGAAGACTGGCTCTTATATTTTTGTCAGGGGAAACATGGAGGGCATATTTCGAGTAGATTGGCAGAAACCAATG GTATGTCTAAGATCAGAGAACATAAGGAAGAAGCTGAAGCGGCAAGGCATAAAGGGTCCCGAGCCTACTGTGCTCTATGGCAACACCAGAGAGATGAAGAGGATCAAGGAAGGGCTAAAGATTGTGCAGACGCAAGACGCCAACAACTACTTGTCCTCCGTATTCCCTTACCTCCTTCTCTGGAGGGAAACTTATG GCCCGGTGTTCGTATACTCAACAGGAGCTCTAGAGATACTGCATGTTTCTGATCCAGAAATGGTGAAGGACATTGGTCACCGCACGCCATCAGAGCTGGGGAAGCCTAATTATCTAAAAAGATCTCGCAAAGCCTTATTTGGTGGAGGTTTGTTTACATTGAATGGTGATGACTGGGCCTATCAGAGGAAGCTCATTGCGCCGGAGTTCTTCATGGATAAGATTAAG GGTATGATAGAGCTGGTTGAGGATGCTACTGCTCCGTTGTTGGAATCATGGGAGAGTTTGCTCAACAATGTAGGAGGGAGTAGGGAGatagttgttgatgattactTGCGGAAGTTGTCAGCAGATGTAATCGCCAGGGTTTGTTTTGGGAGTAGTTTCACAAGAGGAGAAGAGATATTTTGCAAGCTTAGGCAGCTTCAAAAGGCAGTTTCTCAGCAAGATGCCCTGGTGGGACTCTCTGCGTTTTG GAAGTACCTACCTACCAGCGCTAACCGAGAAATAAGAAAGTTGGAGGAGGAAGTTCGCTTACTGATCCTGGATGTCATAAAGGAACACAATAACAGCGTGGACAAAGACCTTCTTCGCGTCATTATTGATGGCGCAGAAGGTCGGCAACTGCAAGGGCATGATGCCGAGGACTTCATCATCGGCAACTGCAAGGGCATGTACTTTGCTGGGCATGGGACCACAGCAGTCACCCTCATTTGGTGCCTGATGTTACTGTCCACACACCCTGAATGGCAGGAACACGCCCGAGCTGAGGCAGTAGAGGTCTGCCAGGGAGGAGCAACGCTTGATGTGGACGCTCTCCGCCGACTCAAAATT ATCACGATGGTGATCCAGGAGACTCTCCGGCTGTATCCTCCGGCGTCGCTGATGATGCGCGAAGCCCTGACGGACGTCAAGATTGGCGGCCTGGACGTCCCCGGCGGAACAATTATCCAGGTGGCCAGATCGATGCTGCACCAGGACAAGGATGCCTGGGGTCCGGACGCCGCCGAGTTCCATCCAGACCGGTTCGCCAACGGCGTGGCTGCGGCGTGCAGGCCGGCACACATGTACATGCCGTTCGGACACGGGCCCCGGACCTGCATCGGGCAGAACCTGGCGATGGTTGAGCTGAAGGTGGTGCTGGCGCGACTGCTGAGCAGGTTCGCCTTCGTGCCGTCGCCCAGGTATCGGCATGCGCCGGTATTCCGGCTGACCATTGAGCCTGGCTTCGGCATGCCCCTGGTGGTGACAAGGCTGTGA
- the LOC117863505 gene encoding cytochrome P450 714C3 isoform X2, with translation MEGIFRVDWQKPMVCLRSENIRKKLKRQGIKGPEPTVLYGNTREMKRIKEGLKIVQTQDANNYLSSVFPYLLLWRETYGPVFVYSTGALEILHVSDPEMVKDIGHRTPSELGKPNYLKRSRKALFGGGLFTLNGDDWAYQRKLIAPEFFMDKIKGMIELVEDATAPLLESWESLLNNVGGSREIVVDDYLRKLSADVIARVCFGSSFTRGEEIFCKLRQLQKAVSQQDALVGLSAFWKYLPTSANREIRKLEEEVRLLILDVIKEHNNSVDKDLLRVIIDGAEGRQLQGHDAEDFIIGNCKGMYFAGHGTTAVTLIWCLMLLSTHPEWQEHARAEAVEVCQGGATLDVDALRRLKIITMVIQETLRLYPPASLMMREALTDVKIGGLDVPGGTIIQVARSMLHQDKDAWGPDAAEFHPDRFANGVAAACRPAHMYMPFGHGPRTCIGQNLAMVELKVVLARLLSRFAFVPSPRYRHAPVFRLTIEPGFGMPLVVTRL, from the exons ATGGAGGGCATATTTCGAGTAGATTGGCAGAAACCAATG GTATGTCTAAGATCAGAGAACATAAGGAAGAAGCTGAAGCGGCAAGGCATAAAGGGTCCCGAGCCTACTGTGCTCTATGGCAACACCAGAGAGATGAAGAGGATCAAGGAAGGGCTAAAGATTGTGCAGACGCAAGACGCCAACAACTACTTGTCCTCCGTATTCCCTTACCTCCTTCTCTGGAGGGAAACTTATG GCCCGGTGTTCGTATACTCAACAGGAGCTCTAGAGATACTGCATGTTTCTGATCCAGAAATGGTGAAGGACATTGGTCACCGCACGCCATCAGAGCTGGGGAAGCCTAATTATCTAAAAAGATCTCGCAAAGCCTTATTTGGTGGAGGTTTGTTTACATTGAATGGTGATGACTGGGCCTATCAGAGGAAGCTCATTGCGCCGGAGTTCTTCATGGATAAGATTAAG GGTATGATAGAGCTGGTTGAGGATGCTACTGCTCCGTTGTTGGAATCATGGGAGAGTTTGCTCAACAATGTAGGAGGGAGTAGGGAGatagttgttgatgattactTGCGGAAGTTGTCAGCAGATGTAATCGCCAGGGTTTGTTTTGGGAGTAGTTTCACAAGAGGAGAAGAGATATTTTGCAAGCTTAGGCAGCTTCAAAAGGCAGTTTCTCAGCAAGATGCCCTGGTGGGACTCTCTGCGTTTTG GAAGTACCTACCTACCAGCGCTAACCGAGAAATAAGAAAGTTGGAGGAGGAAGTTCGCTTACTGATCCTGGATGTCATAAAGGAACACAATAACAGCGTGGACAAAGACCTTCTTCGCGTCATTATTGATGGCGCAGAAGGTCGGCAACTGCAAGGGCATGATGCCGAGGACTTCATCATCGGCAACTGCAAGGGCATGTACTTTGCTGGGCATGGGACCACAGCAGTCACCCTCATTTGGTGCCTGATGTTACTGTCCACACACCCTGAATGGCAGGAACACGCCCGAGCTGAGGCAGTAGAGGTCTGCCAGGGAGGAGCAACGCTTGATGTGGACGCTCTCCGCCGACTCAAAATT ATCACGATGGTGATCCAGGAGACTCTCCGGCTGTATCCTCCGGCGTCGCTGATGATGCGCGAAGCCCTGACGGACGTCAAGATTGGCGGCCTGGACGTCCCCGGCGGAACAATTATCCAGGTGGCCAGATCGATGCTGCACCAGGACAAGGATGCCTGGGGTCCGGACGCCGCCGAGTTCCATCCAGACCGGTTCGCCAACGGCGTGGCTGCGGCGTGCAGGCCGGCACACATGTACATGCCGTTCGGACACGGGCCCCGGACCTGCATCGGGCAGAACCTGGCGATGGTTGAGCTGAAGGTGGTGCTGGCGCGACTGCTGAGCAGGTTCGCCTTCGTGCCGTCGCCCAGGTATCGGCATGCGCCGGTATTCCGGCTGACCATTGAGCCTGGCTTCGGCATGCCCCTGGTGGTGACAAGGCTGTGA